The following DNA comes from Miscanthus floridulus cultivar M001 chromosome 5, ASM1932011v1, whole genome shotgun sequence.
GGCGTTACCAGGTCGCGACGTCCCTTCTTTCTTTACACGCATCAGTATCTTTCATTTCTTATAGTAGGAGTACACTCTAGTTGATGTCTCTGGAGGGAGATCGGAGATCACGTTGCCTTCATTTGCCGGCCACCATCGAATTCGCGAAAGATGTGCATCGGAATGTGTAAGAGAAGAGATGCTCTGCTATCTTCTCCCTTGTTTCGTTCAAGGAGTAAGACTGAGGCCTCGTTTAAATTCAGGGCCTAAAATTTCATGGTGTCACATGGGGTGTtgccagtggcggatccaggatgagcacctcaggggggctaatcaatagagatttagaacaaatgttgAAGATTAACGATGAAATCACATTTTTTCTACAGTAATATCAAGGCAAAATCACTCTCccgggggggctgcagcccccccagccccccctggaTCCGCCAATGGGTGTTGCATgagatgttcggatactaataaaaaaataaattacagaatccgtcagtaatccgcgagacaaatttattaaacctaactaatccgtcattagcacatgtgtgtaGCACTACATTGCCAAATcttagactaattaggcttaaaagatccgtctcacaaattagtcgtaaactgtgtaattaattatttttagtctatatttaatactttatgcatgtgtcaaacGTTCGATGGGATAGAGAGTAAACTTTAAGGACAGTGTGAGCCACTAGACCTAAATTTTTACTATTTGACCCTTTTTCGAATAAAATTTACATTTGGCCCCCtgggagacttaaactcatctttggaccctggggtCGGCGCCATTAGTactggcgccgaggtaacacgtctcagcgccacagatcttggcgccaagATGCCTGGTCGTCCACAACATGGCATCCAAGGTGGCGTTCACGTGGCGGACAACTCGGCGCCATAACACATGACGCCGaggtcggcgccacagatctagGCGCCGAGCATGGATTTACACCCCGAGGCCAAGCTTCTTGCCGACGCCgctctcatttcttcctccccctcTCGGTTTCTTCCTCTCCCTAACCCGCCCAATTTATTGAATCGAAGAATTTGACCTTGGATACTTgaatttgatccatacatcttcgCGAGCAAGATATCCTCTATCCCCTTATCTAATTTTAcgcattgatttggtatatatATTACATCTATTTTGCAACCCTAGATACATTACCtaatgtttgaagtgattttttatATTTTGTATTATGTAACCGTAGGATACCAAGACATGGTAAAGCTAGTAAGCAAAGGTAATCTATTCTCAACGTTTTATATTATGTTTTCAtttatgtgcaacaaatagaaaaaccctaggtttagggtttaatgttcattgctttcggttcttagaataaATTTGTtttaattgtagttatggccggatgaccggaaatgccttcgacccgtTGCCTATGCCTAGTTGTGTTCCAGTTCCCATGTacttttgcggcgatccttgcaaggtagccaagttcgatgaagaggacacgtataggcagaggtattggatgtgtgccaattttgtgtttgagcctacacttcgtcagcgccgcattaataagatggtgagaaattaatgttgtttaatatttattttatgtcaaatgaagtcttgcatgatttatttgttttgtaacatttgtatttgttgcagacccctccaccgctatgcgattttgagcagtggatcgacactgagatcaagccggaagataaggaatggatgcagaaactgTTACGGTGGGagacagaggacaaggagatgatggagaagagacgcagagaggaggctctagaaaaggagcacaaggaaaaggaggaaaggaggcgtgttgcttcgcacagggaggagagggagaggaagcttGAGCGTGCGCAGCGAACGAAGGCAGCGGGACAATCCCGATgcccagaggaagggaaagtggcctcgttgtactCAGTAGTCTTCATAACTTGCTAGATGTATGGTATATTCACGAACAATGTTGTTTAACCTTGTACtttgcattgtgttgtcatgtaatgcacttttagTTTGTCGTCATGTACTTCAAATGTTGTTATGTTAATTAGTGTGCTCTATTACTGGACCTTTCATAGTATTCGTTGGTTTCattatttgttgtcataatattgagtttaatattGTATAGGTAGTGAAATGAGCTTAGGTACTGCAAATAAAACGTAACGAAGTAGTGGATTAcctaattcaacacacacaatacatgaaatggcatgtgataacatgtaccaaactaggtTACAGAGGTCCCggactaaacctaacataccttaggtaattgaagcaaaCAATGCACATaaaatgacatgtgagaacatgtgccaaacaagggtacatatttTCTTCGACTAACCCTAACATGTCTTAGATGattaaaggaaaaaaaacaaacacatggatgtagtagtgtggccacatagcaaattgtgttgcaccttctccaaagtatcctcccattgttggtggtggtggcggcgggggtgGCGGCAGAGGACCCTTGTTCTtatgattagggcaggtgcaatatggatcattgcagagtgcctcctgtgaactagcaccattgttgtactctTCCTGTTCATCGTCCTTGTAGCCACTGCTAATTTCCCTTTCAAGATCAAAGATACGGTCCTGcgggtagtagatgtactccgcatgcggataaataggtcgaggatcaacccacctagtgaacccacagttttcttcggatAAGGAAGACTGCAGTAAATATgccatgtaagttgtatagaagcgGAACATATAGAAGAAACAAATattaatagcaattacccatgctcgcgggcatttgaagaaacgtcggcctccatctattccctcggtgaacatctggactaggcagtcctcaccatgcatgcattttggccacgcttctttcctttcatcgtatcctctcagtggtgcctctttgatgaaatcgcttttgctctcaactgggaacctctcataaagagcttcctcaaagaaatctgGACCAAGAGGGCCCTCCCATCCccaggtagttcccttcccctttcctctccctctggatgaccctccagacattagTACTACAACGGGagaaaatgctgaggagtgcTCTTTCTTCTTGTTGTGTGTTTGAATGAGAGGGGGAGAGGGGTTATTTAttggttgagaggaggaatggaggcctctcaatgtgtcatgtcagcgatccgtgtgcctcttcgtCTCAACCGTTGGATCAAACAGTAATAAGATGGATGGTATagatggagtggagttgtgcttccttgcatgtcgTTGTACCTATAGGTGTACTATTGTCTGAAAAGcttagattcgttcactgttactgaaaagcctggattcatctgcaaagcgtctatatgatacgattggactatacacgttGTTGTGCCTTTAtagcagtgtagtataattaatgattcacaaaaaaaaatcgtaaaagtttcccttgttttaggaCCACCCACGGTTACAAGTAGAGaaatcattatataatccaaaaatctaatcGTCCAAAGACCACAATACAACCAcatcgaacatcacaatcaacataacatgtcctgcatagtccaaatagtacacaatgtccatacaatcacaaatagttataggaaagttACTACATACTTTTCAATTCTCCACACATGCAAAATAAGCAAAGTCCATGCAACCCAAATAGTCTGTGACATCGCATAGATAGTTGTTACCATAGTGTTAACCTAAAAGTCGTCGTCACtgtctcctagtcttacccttgcgTCGGTGCCTGAAGTGTACGTGCAAGGCGGACGACGTCTTCTCGTTCCTGCAACTGGCGTAGGCTGAGTCGAAGGAGCGTCCTAGAGCTGGGACTCGCCAAGCTCATCATGACCACGCTCCTTGGCCTCCTCGTCGCCTTCCACGTCGTCCTCGTCTCCGTCTCCTTGGAAAGTCTCCACAGTCGCAGCACTAGTACCTCCATGAGAAGAAGAGCCGAGGCCGACAGGTGTGTCCATCGCAGCGCTAGTACCACAACCACAACGAGCTGCAGCACGACGCAGCCTACGTGCTAGCCTCTGTCATGCAAAGATATTAAGTAGTAAACCACTAGCTTCAACAACTTACTTAAGCATAAAACAACAAGAGGGCTAGTGTCGACTTACTCCAAGAAAGCTGTTTAGTGTGTGTTTGTCCACGTTTGTTCTTGGAAACCGTTCGATCTCAATCACAGATTGCTTCTGCGCGTTGCcctggaaaaaaaaacaaatattaatGCGCTTAAAATCTAAAATTAGAATCTTACTGAAATTTTGATATTGAAATTACTAGTTGAAAATGCAAACTGAGAAGAAACGAAAAAGCGAAATGCTAAGATAAatgatatagtcatcaccaaactAATTCAAATAATGTAAATCAGGATCAGGACTGCACGAAGTATAGCTGAAAGAACTATATATAATGTAAATGCTAAGATAAatgatatagtcatcaccaaactAATTCAAATAATGCTCACTGCCATCCCAAAACACTACTAAATGTATAGTCGAACTTctgaactatatatatgtggaGAGTTAAGCATCCTACAACCCCACCGTCATTGCCAGATGAACAGCAAGTGTTTCCGCTGAGACATTCTCACATAGCTTGAGTTCACATATAACCTTGAGACGGTCCAGTGCTAATCGGAGTACTCAGATCTTAAAAAACAGAGGTAGTTCAAATAATAACACTCGGCCACTCGGGCACAGGGCACAACAGGAGGGAGAGAGGCTAGCTGCCAGCCACGAGCACCCACAGCAAGGTCCTGCTCGTTCACACTAACAGAGAACAAAAATGTGCATGACAGCAGCTAGCATTGAAATCACAGCAGCAGCTCagattgtttttttatatatatttggctTGGCTGTGTCGATTAGGTGGAACATGTTAGAGCTCAAAGAAACTGAAAATATGAGTGGTTTGGCTTGGCATACTACTAAACAGCACTGTATCATTCTGCTAAACTGAAAATTTATGCATAGATCCAATAGCCAATGATAGAAGAGACATGGTTCTTTTGATCTCATAATCAGATCTGATTCATAAAAAGATAAAGAAATATGAGTggtgtttttcttttgatctcatAATCAGATATAATTTTTTAGAAAGATTGCTGCAGGGACGGGGATAGCTCAGGCAACCCTAACAGTGCAGAGCAAGCAGCGGAGGTGTACATAAATTGAACACTTGATCAAAATTAGCTAACTATAAGGTAAATCATGTGTGCATGCTAATCCAGCTTGCATTAAGTGACATTTTATAAATTTGTTTGCAGATAAGTAGCCCGAACATAATATGTAGCAGGTAGAGGACATTACCACTCGGTCCAGGATCGGCGCAGGCTCCACCTGTGTCCCGGCCCTCGTCGCAAGGTCGTAAGACGTTTGTTCGTCGTCGGAGGACTCAATGTCGGCATAGTCTGTTTGGGTCCATTGTACCTTCAGTTTGGTCCTTGTTGCCCGGTTGTACCAAGATAGGTACGCTCTGAAGTTCTCATTCGCGTGGGGCCGGTCATTCTCATACAAGTTCTCATGAAAGTGATCCCAGTGGTCGATGTAGTCATGGTGCAAGGTCTCAAAGTCCGTCTCCTTCTTTTGTTTCCGACGATCGATCCTGTAGGGTGCCATAAATGAAATTCAAGTTAGTGGAGATGTAACTCAAATACCTTTATTTATATTACAAATATACGCTACATCAttccatattatatatatatatatatatatatatatatatatatatatatatatatatatatatatatatatatatatatatatatatatttcatagGTTATCGATATTAACTACACTGAAGGATCTGGTGATAGAAAGTGGAGTAGTACAAATTTTCCATGGACTAAGGAACTTGAGGTAATTTTCTTCAGTACCATTTTTTAATTATTTACACCATCACTGATTTAACTTGGACTGGTCCGAACAGCAAGAGATAATGAGAGATTGACTACATTTGTGAATACTATTTAACTTTTAGTGCATACTCAGGCCAAGAACAGAAATAAGTTTGGAAGAAAGTTCTGAATCACACAAACTTCAGGATTTCATTGTTAGAGGAGGGAAGAAAGTTCCACTTTACAGGTATGACTGATCAGTTAGTTCAAATTCATGCTCTGGTAAAATTAATCTGTTCATTTAAAAAAATGAGAGTTTGTTATTTATTGTACAGTTTTGTACCTAATATGTAATTTTTACAGTTTGCAGTTAAATAAGATCTAGTCCTATGAAACCATCTGCTTAGATTAGTTGGACAGCTTTATATATACCTTATCTTTAACTGAACTAAAATACTTGTACATACTAACCATCACCACACATCTGAGCAGTTTATAATAATTCTATTCTTCAGCCGTGTCGTACAAGGGACTTCAGCTAAAGCTGTTGTGATTCCTGCAATTGGAGACTCTCTTGGAATTACTCTAAGGAATGGTGATATGTCCTGGAAAGATTTTCTTTCTCGTGCTGCTGGAAGGTAGGTGCTCAAGTTTTGTCTCTTTGTCGCACATGAATAGATGGAAATTTGAGCTTTGGTGATTCTGAAATTCTTCTTTCATAAAATTGAGCACACCTTCATGGCTTCATTGCAAAAGAAAGGCAATTTCTTCATATAAGGTACATATATCTATTGGATTTGCAGGTCGTCTTCTTATTCTCCAGTTTATCAATCTGTGGATGCACTAACTAATATACTGGGCGCATTTGGATGTTCGTCCATGTGACATAGGTTGCTGGCCGACTAATCTGGGCTGGGTTATGGGACCAATAATCATATACTCATGCTTTCTAAATGGGGCAACTTTGGCTTTATATCATGGATCTCCACTTGGACGCGATTTCTGCAAATTTGTACAGGTGTGTTTGGCATAACGTGCACCATCATCTGCTTTTCAGCTGACAAAAGGATCCACCCTTGCCACTTGCATATATTGTAGTTCTGTAAGTTTTGAGCTTCAGTATGTTATGTTCCATTAGTCACCTTGCACGTAGCATGGACACATCTTACTTCACATTTGTTTGTTGATAGCTCTAGCATACCTCTGCTGAATAACCACCCAATCTCAAACCTTGACGCACTATTATAATCTTTAAAGAAAACACTTGACATGCTTGAAAAATCATTTTTCTTCAGTGTTATATGATGAAGTCCTTTTATGCTGAGCAATGCATTCCTCCAAAATATTTTGCAGGATGCTGGTGTGACTGTATTAGGAAGTGTGCCTAGCTTGGTGAAGTCATGGAAAGCTGGGAACTGTGCTGAAGGGCTTGACTGGACCAAAATCAGGTGAGTGGCACCTATCAGAATGtatccatcttcatcacaagCTGGTAGAAGGACAGCTACAGTATTATTCTTGCAGAGTACTGGGCACAACAGGGGAGGCTTCTGATGTTGATGACAATCTGTGGCTAACTTCGCGTGCCTCATACAAGCCCATTGTTGAGTGCTGTGGGGGCACAGAGTTGGCATCCTCATACATTCAAGGGAGTCTTTTGCGACCACAGGTCTTTGGAGCTTTTAGTGGCGCATCAATGTCCACTGGGTTTGTCATACTTGATGAACAGGGAACTCCGTATGTAAGTATTGTCCCTTAAAATTTCCATTTTGTTTAATGCATTCGAGGCATAACCAGCTAAGTTCGCTATGATAGCCTGATGATGTACCTTGCACTGGAGAAGTGGGTCTCTTCCCTTTGTATTTTGGTGCTAGTGATCGGCTTCTCAATGCTGATCATGACAAGGTTTACTTTGATGGAATGCCCATTTATAAAGGAAGGGTATGGACTTGCATATCTTCTCGTTTGTATATTTATTTAGTAAGTGTTTCCTATTTGATTTTATTACATAAACTGTGTGGATATGTCACTGCTTGGCTATCTAGTATATGCTATAGTCTGTCATGAATTTTCTTTCACAGAACATATACAATACTGACATTGTTAAAGTGTCTAATTGTTTGCTGTACAAAATTGGAGTACTGAATGCAGTGACATTCTATTAGAAGGTATAAGTTATAAAACAAACGGGTGAATAATCTTTACTTTCCAATTGTGTTATAGCAACTCAGACGACATGGAGATATAATCCAGAGGACAGTAGGTGGGTACTATATTGTACAGGGAAGGGCGGATGACACCATGAACCTTGGAGGAATTAAGGTTGAATGCCCCTCTTTTCAAAGTGTTTAATCATTTGCTATCATCCTTGTGTTACATGAAGGAAACCATAACTTTTATCAGCTGCATATGCAGACCAGTTCAGTTGAGATAGAACGGGTATGCAACAGAGCGTGTCTGCTAGAATACATGAGTTTCAACTCTCCCGAAACAGACCCTCTCCCTGGAATTTGCAAAAGACAATGCTATTTGTCCCATCACATTTCGTGCAGCCAACTACAGTTGCAGCCAACTACATTTGGTGCAAAAGGCAATGCTATTCGACAAGGAAGTGGCAGAGGGTAAATGAGGGTGCTGCGTACTTGCATCTCTCGCACGATGCTGCAGATGGCAATTTTCCAAGATGCATCTGATCGGCCGAGCTAAATGGAGCAGATAAAAACTGTGCTTGAGCTTATTAGGGTACCTCACATATTCCTTTGTTCTTTTTATTCTGTTTTCAGACAAGGCttattctgttttatttttcaCTTAGCTGGCGTTACATCTTATTCTGTTTGCAGATTAATCCCAATGCTAATCATGGCATGGACGTCATACTTGTCCAAGGAGACTGTATATGTAAATTGATGCTTTTAAGGTACTATTTTAGCATTCTTATATGCTATCATTAGGCTGATTgaattcttgattacttaatAAAGTTCAAAGACGCTTACTTGTGCAAGTCTATTGACGTCGAGAACGGTTCCACGGGCCACTCCTGCCTCAACCCAAACTGGCGTGCAATCCGGTGTGGCAGGTGGAACTCAACCGCATAGAAACAGATCAACGGATACCTCACCAGGTACAGGTCTTCGTCCATCTTGCACATGATGCTGAACCCGATGTGGTCATACTGTTCATCCCCGTACGGCTCCCAAGTCACCTGCATTGGATTCTTCAGTCAGGTAGTGCTTACATCTGGAAAACAAATTAGTATGTGAAATGCAGCTAACTCACCAGCCCTGGCGTGAGTGCGTCGAGCTCGTTCGCGAACTCGATGTATGCACGTTTACTCCGGGCGAAGGGACCcttaacctggtcccaaaggtaggcGTATGTCGGCCGACGTCGAAGGCCATGCACCTCGAACCAGGGATGAGGTGCACCAACTTGGGGACGACCGACCGGTAAACGAGACCACATCCAAAGCTGAGGTAGGTAAACACATCCTCCTAATGAAGAGTTCGCCGAAATCCGGCGGCAAGCCTCGCAAAGCTGCCGGTACAAGTACCCCAGCACTGCGGAACCCCAACTGTAGCCCCCCGACGTGTCCCAGTCAGTAAGACAAGGCAGGTACATCCATGACGCGGTGTCTCCCGTCGCGTCGGGGAACATGACACAACCAAAAAGTTGCATGATCCATGCCCTGCAGTAGTAGGTAACTGTCTGCTCGTCTGCATGATCAGGACACTGACCAAAGTTCTGCCTCAGCCAACTAATGAGTACTCCAGAGGAGCGGGCATCGGGTGTCTCTGGAGGAAGCTCTcttccaaggaaggcctccactctacCTCTCCAACCAGCAGCAGCGCAGGGGCCGATAATTGGGCGACCACTTATACGGACACCCAGGAACTTCTGCGTGTCCTGAAGAGTAACGGTCATCTctccgcaaggtaggtggaagctgtgcaTCTCCGGCCTCCATCtacaaaacaagaaagaagtactAAGGTTATATGCACGTCGGGAACCAAAAATATAAATGGAAGTGAATCTGTTCATAGTTTTGGTACCTGTCGACTAGAGCTAAGATCGCCGCGGGGTTGAAGGCAGGCAACCCACGGCGAACCTGGAACGATACAACGTCAAGGCCAGCCCTCTCAAGGAGAGGAGTGTACCTGCCGTCGTACCGCATGTCCTCGAACTTATCGTGGGAACGAGGACGAAGAGGGTTCAGTTCCTGCAAAGAATAGAAATTATTATATTAATTCGTGAACTCAAGTACATGTGTAGAGGAAAAATAACATGCAGAAGTAAAGTCGTTACCTCCCCCTCCGCGGTGAGTCGTCCTCGGTGGTTCTCCTCGTAGTACGGCTCCAGCAGGTGGAacggctccatcctacaaaatatTAAGACAAAGTACAGATAAGTTTTaaatgtacaaataaataacTTTTTGGTACTAGtgaacatgcatatgaaacattAGTTATTTACACCTGACTAAGCTGCCAATGGCATGTACGTGAATTATGCCCAAGTCTACCACATTTGCCACATTGgttctgctcggggtcagtaagaaagGGGGTTGCTCTCCCTCGCCTCGTTCTACCGGAAACCTGGTCCATGACCAtcttgtgcctcgtcctcttccagGTTCCACGTTTGTCCCAACAGGTACCTGGATCTGCAATGTATTTTGGCCCAGTGTAAGCTGGCCACTGACCCTCGTCCAGGAAAGGCTCGAAACGGGGAGACCAAGTCTGTACAAGGCTGTCAACACTGAACTCCGACGGTATCTGGGTCTCGTAGGCAAAGTTGCGATGCTGAGATGCTGCAACATAATGAGAACAAGGGAAGTGGTACTGCTTGGTCTTCCCACATCGGCATGAGAAATTACTAAGTACCACAATATAACTCCTTGATGGTCGGACCTCACCATCAGACGTTGTACCACCCCTTTTTGTGACCTGGTACTTGCCGGTGTTGTGGTCAAAGCAATCGACGTCATGTGTGAAAGCCCTTTCCTTTGCCTTGTCGAGATGCTTATTAGGTTTAGGTGCCCATTTCTGATTATTACTCTGTAGTGCCATTGCTTGAGTGTGTCTATTGTTAAACCATGCAACAAGCCTATAAAAGGTGAATGATACAATGGCATTGACGGGCATGGCACGTATACCCTTCAGTACACTATTAAATGACTCCGCTATGTTGCTagtctgaaactcgtacctccatccaccatcgTCGTAGGTTCTTGTCCATTTCTTAGGTTCTCTCATCAATCCAGTCAGCCACTGCCTACCTTCTACGTTTGTTGCCGTTTTCAGCTGCTCCAACTTCTGCTCGAAGAACGACACCTCAAGCATGCGAGCAACCTCCTCGAATAGAGGAAAGTTGTCCTTCGTACCATCCTTCCGAAGTaaattctcggcaaggtgtcgagtgcACCAAcggtggtgcaaaggtgcataccccgaAATCTGCTCCTGTACGGCACTGAGTATGCCTTGGtgtctatcagatatgacacctaCCTCCCTATGAGGGCCAACCACATGGATCCTAACAAGCCGCAAGAACCATCCCCAGCTATCTTTgttctccctctccaccaaagCGAAAGCCAAAAGAACCAATGCGTTGTCTGCATCACAGGAAATGGCTACCAAAAGTGTGCCCATGTACTTGCCAAGCAAGAAAGTACCATCAATGGATAACACCGGACGACAATGCCTGAAGGCCTCGACGCACTGGGGAAAGCACCAGAATGCACGAAAGAATATTTGCCTCCCGTTCTTACATTCATTCGGCTTCGGGATATACtcgtaatgcatgcctggatttgcTACTTTCATTGCATTGAACAATGAAGGCAACTGCTCGTACccctcctcccagtccccatatatcgtCTTCCAGGCCCGTTGCTTTtccctccatgctttcccatactttatgtcatacttaaatatctccttactCATCTCCATAATTGTCCTGACCTTCAAGTTGGGCTGACCCTTCAAAGTTGTGTATAACTttctggcaatgagggtagaggtCAACTGTCTATGCTTCTGTTTTAGATCTGTCTGGGCGCAAGTGTGTGGACCTATAATTTTGGTGATCTTGAATTTCCCTGTGGCCTTCTGTTTGCGAGCACAGACCCTCCAATTGCAATCTGCCATCTCGCACACCAccgtgtaacggcgctccacatgagagtgcctcaccttgaatggtctCTTACATCTCACATAATATTCCTGTAGCCACCTTCTTAAGGTGGGCAAGTCCATGAACACCATGCCCAACTGAATTTCCACGCTGCCATCAGCCTCTGGAGCCTCTAGCAGTTCATCATCTCTTCCTTCTCCATAAGCATGTTGAGAATGACTAAGGTCGCTGAATTCATGAACCAGTGGATCACGATTAGGGCACAAACGTCTGATGAGCTCTATTTCTTGTTCACTCAAAGCTACAACTGGGCGGTCATCATCCGAATCTACGGCCCTTGCTGTGCCATAAGGCTCCTCATCATCCGCAATATCAACATCTACACTGTTAGAGGCCATAAACCCTGGGTCCACGTTGGTTGATGGAGGAACAGGAGCACAACCATCATTTTCAGGATTGTCTCCTGCATTTAAAGCATGAGATAAAGGAATGGAACGAACAAAGAATAAGGAGAGCCAAAGTGTTACTAAATCACTTACTAGGATGATTCTAGGTCAAAGGGATCTCCTGAGGGGCACCTACAATATCATCAGTCCCACATTCTGCACGGACACTAGGACATACACCAACCTCATTGGAGGCGGATTGAGCATCGGGCACCACAACCGCATCTTCCACATCCACCTCACGGTTGGGTAACAGAGGCTCATAGGGTGCCAGATTCTCTGGTGGTGGCGACAACCCATGAGGGGGTGAATACCCATGAGGGGTGGGATCATTGGACAACTTCCGCACAACCAAATCCAAACATTGAAACTCATTATTCATGACAGTTTTGACATATTTGTCCCATTGTGCCTCTGATGCAATTGGGACCAACCGCCTCAAAAATGTCCCTGACCTGCCATGGTGAAGTACCCCCCTCAACTAAGATGGCATCTTCATTTGAATTGCATTTAAGCTCATCACGGGCCCTACTAAACAACTCACAAAACAATGGCCGATCATCGAATATCACTGGCATCCTTTGCATTCCAACAAAACTGACATTACCAAACTCATCTTCCtccacacttcctccatgatatagggtgactacgttgtccatctagttggtaTGCACATCAACCAAGCTATTACAGGTATATTATTATAAGATAACTAACCATAATATCTAACTACATTTGCTAACTAAATTACCTAACTATCGACCTAAACAAATAAGTATCTAACTGTCTAACTATCTCTATAACAAGATAAGAGATTTGGTAACTACACTTACTAACTAGCTAACTAAATCAATAGGTAACTAACTCCCTAATTATATTCCTAAGTATATAATATAACTAAAAAAATAAGCATCTAACTTGCTAACTATGTAATTAAATTTGCTAACTTGATTTGCTAAATATTCTAAAACAAGAAATTTAAGTTAATTACTAAATTATCTATATTCCTAACTAGATTTGCTAAATTTGCTAACTTGCAACCTATGTAATTACTAGATTTGCTATATTTAAGTTAAACTTGCTAACTAAATTATCTAAAGTAAATTAACTAATTTAAGTTAACTAAAAAATTACTAACTACTGTCACTTTACCTGGATGGCCGGCTCGCGAACGGCCCAGAGGAGCAGGGGGCCGCAGCTACACGGAGGGGGAGGGGCCGC
Coding sequences within:
- the LOC136454981 gene encoding uncharacterized protein; the encoded protein is MATDWSGSHGRCKLVAEECVGVTRIPRHGKASKQSYGRMTGNAFDPLPMPSCVPVPMYFCGDPCKVAKFDEEDTYRQRYWMCANFVFEPTLRQRRINKMTPPPLCDFEQWIDTEIKPEDKEWMQKLLRWETEDKEMMEKRRREEALEKEHKEKEERRRVASHREERERKLERAQRTKAAGQSRCPEEGKVASLYSVVFITC